accaatctgccttctcttctaatatccctcccttcccttgtccccatcttctcttttgtcctttaggtccagataactttctatactccattacctgtatttcttatttcctagtagcaagaacactactcgacagttgttctaaaactttgagttccaacttctcttcatccctccctccccacccattccctttcggaaggcaagcaattcaatttaggccatatatgtgtacttttgcaaatgacttccacaatagtcgtgttgtgtaagactaactatatttccctccatcctattctgccccccatttcttctattctctcttttgatcctgtccctccccaagagtgttgacttcaaattgctccctcctcccactgccctcccttccatcctcccccccccaccctgcttatccccttctcccccactttcctgttttttaagataggttttcataccaaaatgagtgtgcattttattccttcctttagttgaatgtgatgaggataagcttcatgtttttctctctcctcccctctttttccctgcactgaaaagtcttttgcttgcctcttttatgagagataatttgccccattccatttctccctttctcctcccaatatatttctctcccaccacttaatttcattttttaaagatatgatcccatcctattcaattcactctgtgctctctgtctctctctctctctctctctctctctctgtgtgtgtgtgtgtgtgtgtgtgtgtgtgtgtgtgtgtgtgtgtgtaatcctaccaactacccagatactgaaaagtttcaagagttacaaatattgcctttccatgtaggaatgtaaacagtttaactttagtaagtcccttataacttctctttgctctttaccttttcctgcttctcttcattcttgtgtttgaaagtcaaattttcttttcagctctggtcttttcatcaagaatgcttgaaaatcctctatttcattgaaagaccaatttttcccctgaagtattatactcagttttgctgggtagatgattcttggttttagtcctagtttctttgacttctggaatgttgtattccatgcccttctatcccttaatgtagaagctgctagatcttgtgttatcctgattgtatttccacaatacttgaattgtttctttctagctgcttgcaatattttctccttgaccagggaactctggaatttggccacaatgttcctaggagtttctctttttggatctctttccagtggtgattggtggattctttcaatattgattttaccctctggttctagaatctcagggaagtttcccttgataatttcatgcaagatgatgtctaggctctttttttgatcatggctttcaggtagtcccataatttttaaattgtctctcctggatctattttccaggtcagttgtttttcccataagatatttcacattattttccactttttcattcttttggttttgttttgtgatttcttggtttctcataaagtcattagcctccatctgttctattctaattatgaaagaactattttcttcagtgagcttttggacttccttttccatttggctaattctgctttttaaagcattcttctcctcattggctttttgaacctcttttgccaattgagttagcttatttttcaaggtgttattttcttcagcattttttttggatctcctttagcagggtgttgacctgcttttcatgcttttcttgcatctctctcatttctcttcccagtttttcctccacctctctaacttgattttcaaaatcctttttgagctcttccatggcctgagcctattgaatatttattttgggtgtttgggatacagaaaccttgacttttatgtctttccctgatggtaagcattgttcttcctcatctgaaaggatgggaggagatatctgttcgccaagaaagtagccttctatggttttactttttttcccttttttgggcattttcccaaccagttacttgacttttgtgtcctttgtcaaaagtagggtatactctgggaatctgtgagatctcagttcctccaaggtggcacaatcaagcatgtactggtctggatgcagagaggtattcttgtgcccagaatcttagcatttacctctccacagccacttggccttcagttccgccaagccagcactgggagttgattttcagataagctggatgggtagggctgccattcagtgtgagacaaaaaccatctctcccagggcctccacccagggctgaggtaagactcagctcttcaatgtccccaggggtttttacccTCCAACAACGGAGCTTCCATACAGGCTggtgtgcaggctctgtggctgctacCTGCTGCAGGAGCTATGGGAagtcccctctcccttcctggccagctgataaaacctcatcactgacctttggcacctgtgggttgagggatctgaagaCCCGtttctgcaactggagattccacccccaaggtgtCCTACTCCCAGATTCTCATGGCCAAGggtgggctgggctctgtgctctgctccacgtccAGCTCAACTGtcatttcccgtgggcctttcaggtcaccgtgggctggaaatctcctccactctgttctccacttctgctgctccagaatttgttgagagtccctccccataggtattttgtgggttgtgtggggagaccctaggtaagtgtgtctttctagtctgccatcttggctctgtcccccacaATAACTTTTGAAGTTATTTACAGTCTTtaaacagatgatgaaactgagactaagaagttaagagacttgtccagggtcacacagctaggatttgaactcagttctgacTCAAAATTCAACATTCTCTCCACTTACATTACCTATTTGCATAAATAAGGACTCTTGATTTCATAAGAAGAAGGTGAATTTTATGAGTTTTGCCTCCTGAGGGAAAGATAAGGCACTGGACTCCAATGAGCCTTGATCTAAGTCATGGAAAGTGCTGGAGAAGCTAGAGGGAGAAGAGTGGAAGAACCAgctggaggaaactgagtcaggaagacagcaAGGGGTACTTAGGAATATAGCAGAAAAATTAACTTACCGAAAAGCTTCAGCTGTTCTGTTAGGAGATGCAATCTGGCAGGAGAAAGGTTGAAGCTCATAGGGAAAGAGCTGAATTCTGCCTTAACCCTCAAGTGCAGTCTattttgcatagccctccctcacttaaatgcaattcacttgcaagtcatggcatcaccttccagAAGCTGTAGTCtttttggagaaggaaggacaaaccataGCTTGAAATACGTGAAATGGATCAGGAGTGTTGGGTGCTCTCCACTGCCATCTTCTGTTCGTTAGAGAaacagaaggtagaagaaaagatTTCCATCTGCTTTCCAGGCAGAAATAGGTTGGACAAACCAGGATCCAGTTGAATAAAGATCTCCCTGAGCTTGTCTGCACTGGCCAAAGAGCCAACCAGAAGGGCTCTGATGTAAAGAAATTGCTTATCATGACAACAGCCTAACACTTCCTGAGCACTTTTTTTAAGGGTGATTGGGAATTAAAAAGAGCTTGTCACTGCTTCATCCATTTGAGTAGAAGAGGGTAATGTTTTCTTGGTACAAGAGTAAGGAGAGCACATGTAGTTCTTTCTCATATGCCTCAGTGATAGATTTCTGTAACTCTGTGCCCTCTCCTCACAGATATTATGAGCATTGGTGGGAGAGGTTGACCTACGTTTATGGGTTAACTGTGAGGTTTTGATGATTTTTGTTCCTTCCTTATCCCTAAGTAAATGTTTTTAGGAGATAATAATGCCATCGTTATTACTAACTTTTTATAGTTAGAAATCATAGAAGTACAGACTCTGGAGCTACAGTAGTAAGTAGGGAGAATATATTCCTCTCAGAACAGAGAGAATCTAAGTTGTAACTGCATGGTACTGAATCTTTCTTGGGAATATCAACCTGCCAATAGAAGGAGCTAGTCCAAAGAGAGTATGCAGACATGTCTCACATGAAGGATTACACTGTGGGGAGGCTTCATCTCTGGCATGGTTATATAGGTGGAAAATAAGTTTTGGCAAAGGATGTTGCTTTTCAGCAGACATTGGGACCCATTACAAAATCTGAAGCAGTCCACTccctcattgttgttgtttttaaaggaaGTGGCAAGAAcccaggaaaatcatttttcactGAGATTTTAGCCCGATTGCATAAACTGGGCTAAACTTATTAACTTATAAacttattttgcattttaacaCTTTAAGAATGATATGAAGCCTCTGTTTATTTGAAGCCAGAAGAGTGTTTGAAAATATATCGAATAAGGTAGGATATACAATCTTTGGAAAAAGTAGAACACACCACCTGCTTCTAGGAAGGCTGAGGCTTCAACAAGGCTAAAGCTGATCAGGTGTCCAAACTAAGTTCAGCATCAAGAGTTGGGAGCCACCAGGTTGCCTGAGGAGCAAATGGATCCAAGTCGGAAAATCGGGCAGTTCAAGGCCACTCTGTTAATCACAATGGTAATGGGCCTATGAGTTAGCCCTGGTACTACAAGCCTGAGCAAAATAGGGAGGCCCAgggttaagaaaaagaaagaaaaaagggaaggaaggtagggaaggaaggagacatggaaaggaaaaggggggggcagagagaaagagagagagagagagagagagagagagagagagagagagagagagagagagagagagagagagagagaacatgatgatgaaagagaaaggcaaatattTTATTAGTAACCAGGTATAAGGAAAGGCTGTTGTACGCAGAGTGCTAAGAATTATACATCTTATATTATCCTGAGGCATAAATTAGTTGATCTAGAGGGAAAAGGTACAGATGCCTTTTTTGTTTTCAGGGTTTGCTTTGTATGCTaaagcatcattttaaaaatcatgacttCAGCATACTGCACAGGGATAGTaaaagctttatttatttatctgccaATAGAACTCCATTTTTCCCACCTCCCTTTTCAGCCCCCACCACctgccaaaaaatatttttaaaaaaagctaaattACACTTTGTTTTGGCAaactaaaataattaatttcatttttaaaaattaaggttcGGAACCCTATTAGAAATCATAAATGAGCggcaacaaaaagaaaacagagcaCACACTTAGCTGCAGAGACCAGTATGGTTGGGCCATCGGCCATGAgtgttttaatattatttatcaCAGAGAGGCAATCAGAAAAATCCATTTACATCACTCCAGCAAAACAAAGCTTCAGACAAAGGTTAGCTTCACATTGACATATCCTTTGCCACTGCTAACAAACAAGGGTGAAGCACGAGACATCTGTGTGGAAGACAAATATTATAATACAGAGAATGTACCAAAAGGGGCCAATCTTGATAATGCAATAGCAAGTTGCTGCAAACTCGCTATATACATATcctctagatttatgattcaGTTCCAATTCTTCTGTGACTTGCTTAATTGGAGTTTTCTTCAGAATGAAGACTGTCTTGTTGCCctacagagagaagaagagactAGGGATATATTAAACAGATTCAGAATTCAAGTGAAATGGACTTTGGGCAACAAATACACTGGGAACCCGGGAGATAACCAATTGCAATAAGATAGGGTTTGTTTTAACTTATTTATTAGACCTCTACAAGGGCATGTCTGCCAGCCcctaacaacaataataactcacatctacagagcattttaaagtttacaaagcggtttacatatattatctcattaaatccCTGTTTTAACATTCTTCTAAAACAGAACTGGTTTGTATGCATTTCTTTAATGACGATGCAAACCTGATGCAAAGCATACAAGTGAATGAGTGTACATTCTTAAGGTCAGATTTAGCGACAAAATGCACAACCTGAATCTCGATACGTCTTGAGACTTTCAGCTGCTTATAAGTCAACATGGCTGCATTTTCTGTGCTCCATGCAGTAGATGTTTGGAAAAATGAAGTTAGCAACCAGACATTCTTTAGCTACAAGACCAACCACCAAGTCATGAGAGACCCAGCAGTGATAATCAAAGCAAGGGTGATTACAGCCACATCCTGGCCTGCAGAATAAGTCTAGACAGAGCGGTTGCGTTGGCCAGCAGAGGACTCAGCATCTGCCTTCAGATTTCCTCCCTTTGTATGAAATGTGAGGTTAAtatgctttctttcctctgtggTTTTCCCAGCCATAATACAGAACTTCTTCTTTTTCATGAACCCAGCTGGCATTTGGGGCTTGAGATGAAAGCAAGCAGCCttaaatgagaaagctgagagaaATGTCTCATGGGTTTCAGACGCTGGAGATAGCTTGCTATAGTCCTTAAGGCAAATGCCAGGagtcagaaaagaaggaaaacagtcTCAAAATGTAAACAGTTATGTCACAAACCAAGGAAGTTATGCACCTGGATAAAAATCCCTTAACAAGAGGCCTACCCTGGCAACAATACCAGCAACGTCTGTATTTCTGAAGCAAGGAAGGACTTCCCAACCTACTGCCACTACACATCCTGTACCAGAGTAGGGACTACCTTGAACTTCAGAGGGGATAACAGTCCATAATGTTGCTATAAAAACTTATCTGAGAAGCTACCCAAACATCCAAACAGTTTGAggactattatttatttatttactttacatTTTGCTTTTGTGGTTGGCATAGTATGGAAAACCAAACTGGGAAATCATGATGTTGGAATATTTTAATGGCATGCTGTCATAGATCTTCACAAGCTTATTTATACAATAAGACCTCTGCAGGAAGTGATCTGCCCGGTGCCACATTCCGGAATAACCACTGCTGGTCTCTTTTTCTAAATTGCCCATTTCCACAGGCTTGACAAACACCCCTGAAGTCTTCCCAATGTGTTTAGCGACCATAAAATTCATGGCGATGTCATCACAATTTTGGGTCTCATCTATCAGAGCGTGGACAGCCGCTGGTTGTTTCTGAAACTGCTCGAGGTATTTGCGGTTGAAGAACGATGCTCCAATCAGCACCATGGAGTACTGGTCCCCATTTCCAAATCCTGGTATTTGCAGCTCAAATCCACCATAACTATAGACACCTGAAGCAGTGGGGACGTGCTTTCTAGGGACAAATCCTACAATCTGATCAGGAAATTGCTGTGAGGAAGGGAAAAGTAACACAGTTAGTGCAGAAGCAATTTAGAACAGACATGCTGAAGTCAGTGTGATTTGCCAGAGGGAATTAAGCTGGAACATCACCTTTATTCTATTCCTGACATCATTCGTTCTCACTTCCTGTCTAATTCTGGACAAGTAGCTTCATTTCTGTCTGCTAGGTTCACTCTGCAGGTCAGATTCTACTGCAACACAAATGTCTTGTACAAGGAAGCCTCTTCAGATGGCCCACTTAATGCAAGCACTACTCATGTGATACCACAAAAGTCTGGTTCAACAGAAGACTGTAGACATTCCCTTGGAGTTTGCTAAAAAGGCAATTAACCCTGTACTATAAAATGGGGCTGTAGTCATGTGCCATCTACTTAGAAGTATATAATGAATGGGTATAATGGATATGATATATAGTGGAAGGACAGAATGAAGCTCGATGAGgtaactttaaaatgttttgagattataagaaaaaatataaaattatcaaaaCTTTAGCATGGTTTCATGACATTGTCTCAGTTTTGGTCTCCATATTCTTGACTTttagaaatcaatcaatcaatcaaaaagcatttattaagggtctactatgtcACAGaaactatgctaggcactgggggatacaaagacaaatatgaaatcattcctcccctcagggagtttatattctattggaggtGACAACTTGGACATATAGATGTATTTGTGAAATGGGCCCTAAATAGGGAAAAGGTGATTCTGTGGGTGTGGCACTAACAATTGGGGTGGGGGATAAGTCAGCACAGGCCTCATGTAGAAAGTAGCatttgaactgagacttgaagataGTAGGTATTctaagaggtgaggagggactgTATGagatagccagtgcaaaggtgtGAAGATAGAAAAGGGAGTACCATGgatgaggaacagtaagaagacAGTTTGTCTGGACTATAGAGTGTGTGAAGAGGAAAGGTGGACCTGTAGATGGGGACCAGATTATGAAGGCCAAGGCCTTGATTTCACTTTGGCAACATCTCTCAAacatgccctcttctctcctccgaCACTGAGACCACTTTAGTGCAGCCTCTTGTCACCCACAGCCTGAACTAGTGCAATAGCAAGACTCTGCCTGTCTCCAGTCTCTTCCTACTCTAAGTCATCCTCCTTTCAGCCActacagttatttttaaatgcaggtccaatcatgtcaaccttccttctcaataaactccaatggctccctgttgcctccaggaacaaatacaaaatgctctgtttggcatttgaaatcctttataacctagcccttttctacctttccaggccTCTTATACCTCACTCTCCCacatgtattctttgatccagtgacactggcttcctggctgcTCCGGGAAGAAGACTTcttatctcttggctctgggcattttctctggctgtccttcattcctggaatgctttccctccttctctctgactAATGACCTcccctttaagtcccaactaaaatcctaacttctataggaagcctttcctaatccctcttaatttcagtgctttctctctcttaattatttcctatttatcctgataGCTTACTTTGTGTATGTTTTTTGGCATGTtgtagattataagctccttgagggcaaggactgtcttttgcctccttttgaatccccagtacttagtgtagggcctggcatatagcaggcacttaaatgttttttgaatgaaggaaagaaggaagaaat
The DNA window shown above is from Notamacropus eugenii isolate mMacEug1 chromosome 2, mMacEug1.pri_v2, whole genome shotgun sequence and carries:
- the EXTL2 gene encoding exostosin-like 2 isoform X3 gives rise to the protein MGIRLLRFSSIIILVLLLVAGALTTLLPNIKDDKMPTSRRDAKPQSQSALDSFTLVMQTYNRTDLLLRLLNHYQAVPHLHKVIVVWNNIGEKVPEDLWNALGPHPVPVIFKIQTVNRMRNRLQTFLELETKAVLMVDDDMLISAHDLVFAFSVWQQFPDQIVGFVPRKHVPTASGVYSYGGFELQIPGFGNGDQYSMVLIGASFFNRKYLEQFQKQPAAVHALIDETQNCDDIAMNFMVAKHIGKTSGVFVKPVEMGNLEKETSSGYSGMWHRADHFLQRSYCINKLVKIYDSMPLKYSNIMISQFGFPYYANHKSKM